The following coding sequences lie in one Spinacia oleracea cultivar Varoflay chromosome 1, BTI_SOV_V1, whole genome shotgun sequence genomic window:
- the LOC110799231 gene encoding tryptophan aminotransferase-related protein 1 has protein sequence MCPVEGNQKSNHTNGNGVTTNGNCSGGGNNDVFISVDRGDPKMYYTFWKNVDDKCTVTIKASELMSYFADLDQGGVFYQLPEFSAAVHQVHRVVGNAVTEGRYIIGGTGSSQLFTVALRALASTVNNTNTDNNLKKKRQIPVVCAEPFYSCYQEALEEEKSEIYKWQGDAKTFDEEGPYVEVVTTPNNPDGSIREPVVKKEGGLVICDLAYYWPQYTPITTPADYDVMLFTLSKATGHAGSRVGWAIVKDKEIAMRMIKLMSLITIGTCHEGQLRATKILEFVADSYAPLENGKLNSNGNAHVVEQPSEKFFEFSHRVLADRWKRLRAVVKRCGVFNLPEYSPEYCNFMNKNIHPNPAYAWMELKNGEDAEKLMNELKIQTRGGPRFGVSSKYTRVSMMECDDTFNQLLDRLSTLES, from the exons atgtgtcCTGTTGAGGGAAACCAGAAATCTAATCATACTAATGGCAATGGTGTTACAACCAATGGTAATTGCAGTGGCGGCGGCAACAACGACGTTTTCATTAGCGTCGACCG AGGTGATCCAAAGATGTACTACACATTTTGGAAGAATGTGGACGATAAGTGCACGGTGACAATTAAGGCGTCGGAGCTTATGAGTTACTTTGCCGATCTTGACCAGGGCGGCGTCTTCTACCAGCTGCCGGAGTTCAGCGCCGCCGTGCACCAGGTGCACCGCGTGGTGGGGAACGCCGTGACTGAAGGACGGTATATCATCGGAGGAACAGGATCATCTCAATTGTTCACCGTTGCCCTTCGTGCCTTGGCCTCAACCGTGAACAACACTAACACAGATAATAATCTTAAGAAGAAAAGGCAAATACCAGTTGTTTGTGCTGAGCCCTTTTACTCG TGCTACCAAGAAGCATTAGAGGAAGAGAAATCGGAGATATACAAATGGCAAGGGGATGCCAAAACCTTCGACGAGGAAGGCCCTTACGTTGAGGTGGTGACAACACCGAACAACCCCGACGGTAGCATCCGCGAGCCGGTGGTGAAGAAGGAAGGTGGGTTGGTGATATGTGACCTTGCTTACTATTGGCCTCAATACACACCCATCACTACCCCTGCTGATTATGATGTTATGTTGTTCACCTTATCTAAGGCTACTGGCCATGCTGGTTCTCGTGTTGG ATGGGCGATTGTGAAGGACAAAGAAATTGCAATGAGGATGATAAAGCTAATGTCATTAATCACCATAGGAACTTGTCATGAAGGGCAACTTCGAGCAACAAAGATACTCGAGTTTGTTGCTGATAGCTATGCGCCCCTTGAGAATGGTAAACTCAATTCCAATGGTAATGCTCATGTGGTTGAACAACCCTCAGAGAAGTTCTTCGAATTCAGCCACCGTGTGTTGGCTGATCGATGGAAGAGGCTAAGAGCTGTCGTCAAGCGTTGTGGTGTCTTCAACCTGCCTGAGTACTCCCCTGAGTATTGCAATTTCATGAACAAGAACATTCATCCCAATCCAG CATATGCATGGATGGAGCTTAAGAATGGGGAAGATGCGGAAAAACTGATGAATGAGCTGAAGATCCAAACAAGGGGAGGACCGAGATTTGGAGTGTCTTCAAAGTACACTAGGGTTAGCATGATGGAGTGTGATGACACCTTCAACCAGCTCTTGGACAGGCTCTCTACTCTCGAGTCTTGA
- the LOC110799225 gene encoding protein POOR HOMOLOGOUS SYNAPSIS 1: protein MAGALKQLSMATSEVQNPWHWKVQYARCFTYPSSYLAKTTVVTTATSPSSCLTPLKLCHFKPIWITSSGMSTVALHPATDGSSSDGSVLTVSLQGTIIEEHFISNLQFVWPQISCLSGDPTRGSLIVLVSYIDSSDEKQKFAMKFSGVSAVQDFIIALEDALSNKIPGEPSAVDVISATSSQSEIAHPYRPDTSSIMTPYDSTSPKNVYNEDEEDPLPLDTVVDSQSNVDTFPPRFTSLVSSCSAEQEKGNSALALIPGSQDLDLKAQISQYMQDATFLDMVSKVNEVITELGDDFTI from the exons atgGCGGGAGCTCTTAAGCAGTTGTCAATGGCGACGAGTGAAGTTCAGAATCCATGGCATTGGAAGGTTCAATACGCTCGATGCTTCACTTATCCTTCATCTTACCTCGCGAAAACCACCGTCGTCACCACCGCTACTTCACCTTCGTCTTGTCTCACTCCTCTCAAGCTATGTCACTTCAAGCCGATTTGGATTACGTCTTCTGGAATGTCCACCGTCGCTCTCCACCCAGCCACCGACGGCTCCTCCTCCGATGGTTCCGTCCTCACTGTCTCCCTTCAAGGAACTATCATC GAAGAGCACTTCATCTCCAATCTGCAGTTTGTCTGGCCTCAAATTTCATGTCTCTCTGGAGATCCTACTCGAGGCAGCTTAATTGTCTTAGTGAGCTACATTGATAGTTCAGATGAG AAGCAAAAGTTTGCCATGAAATTTTCAGGAGTCTCAGCAGTACAAGATTTTATAATAGCATTGGAG GATGCCCTTTCAAATAAAATCCCTGGTGAACCTTCAGCTGTTGATGTCATATCTGCAACATCTTCCCAGTCCGAGATAGCTCATCCATATAG GCCTGACACATCTAGCATCATGACCCCTTATGATTCTACCTCGCCAAAAAACGTGTACAATGAAGATGAGGAGGATCCACTGCCCCTAGATACAGTTGTTGATTCTCAAAGCAATGTTGACACATTTCCTCCCCGCTTCACCTCACTTGTTTCCAGTTGCTCTGCTGAGCAGGAAAAAG GAAATTCAGCACTTGCTCTTATACCTGGATCGCAGGATCTTGATCTGAAAGCTCAGATTTCG CAATATATGCAAGATGCAACTTTCCTCG ATATGGTGAGCAAAGTGAATGAGGTCATCACTGAACTTGGAGACGACTTCACGATATAG
- the LOC110799218 gene encoding AP-1 complex subunit mu-2: MSGAASALFLLDIKGRVLIWRDYRGDVSAVQAEKFFTKFIEKEGDPQSQDPVVHDNGVTYMFIQHNNVYLLIATRQNCNAASLILFLHRVVDVFKHYFEELEEESLRDNFVVVYELLDEIMDFGYPQFTEAKILSEFIKTDAYRMEVTQRPPMAVTNAVSWRSEGISYKKNEVFLDVVESVNILVNSNGQIIRSDVVGALKMRTYLSGMPECKLGLNDRVLLEAQGRTTKGKAIDLDDIKFHQCVRLARFENDRTISFVPPDGSFDLMTYRLSTQVKPLIWVEAQIERHSRSRIEITVKSRSQFKERSTATNVEIELPVPADATNPNIRTSMGSAAYAPEKDALVWKIKSFPGGKEYMLRAEFSLPSITSEEATPERKAPIRVKFEIPYFTVSGIQVRYLKIIEKSGYQALPWVRYITMAGEYELRLM, from the exons ATGTCGGGAGCGGCCTCAGCGCTGTTCCTTTTAGACATTAAAGGTAGAGTTCTCATATGGCGGGATTATCGCGGTGATGTTTCAGCGGTTCAAGCTGAGAAATTCTTCACTAAGTTCATCGAGAAAGAG GGTGATCCACAATCTCAGGATCCAGTTGTGCACGATAATGGGGTTACATACATGTTTATACAACACAACAATGTGTATTTACTTATTGCTACAAGGCAAAACTGCAATGCTGCTAGTCTTATTCTCTTTCTTCACCGTGTAGTTGAT GTGTTCAAGCATTATTTTGAAGAGCTAGAAGAGGAATCTCTAAGGGATAACTTTGTTGTAGTG TACGAGTTACTTGACGAAATTATGGATTTCGGTTACCCTCAGTTCACAGAAGCAAAGATCCTGAGTGAGTTTATTAAAACTGATgcttataggatggaagtcacACAGAGGCCTCCTATGGCTGTGACAAATGCAGTTTCATGGCGTAGTGAAGGAATATCTTACAAGAAGAATGAG GTATTCTTGGATGTTGTGGAGAGTGTCAATATACTTGTAAACAGCAATGGGCAAATCATTAGATCAGATGTTGTTGGGGCATTGAAGATGAGAACATATTTGAG TGGGATGCCTGAATGTAAACTAGGCCTGAACGATAGAGTATTACTGGAGGCTCAAGGACGAACTACTAAGGGCAAGGCTATCGACCTGGACGACATCAAATTTCATCA GTGTGTACGTTTAGCCCGTTTCGAAAATGATAGGACCATATCATTTGTACCACCAGATGGGTCCTTTGATCTCATGACATATAGGCTCAGTACTCAG GTGAAGCCTCTGATTTGGGTTGAAGCCCAGATTGAGAGGCACTCCAGAAGTCGTATTGAGATAACAGTGAAATCAAGAAGCCAGTTTAAGGAGCGAAG CACTGCGACAAATGTTGAGATTGAACTGCCAGTGCCTGCCGATGCCACCAATCCAAATATTCGCACGTCAATGGGGTCTGCTGCTTATGCACCTGAGAAGGATGCTTTAGTCTGGAAGATAAAATCTTTCCCTGGTGGCAAG GAATACATGTTGAGGGCAGAGTTTAGTCTTCCGAGCATCACAAGCGAAGAGGCAACTCCTGAAAGAAAAGCTCCTATACGAGTGAAATTTGAAATCCCATATTTTACAGTTTCTGGAATCCAG GTTCGTTATCTTAAAATCATTGAAAAGAGTGGATATCAGGCTCTTCCATGGGTGAGGTACATAACAATGGCTGGCGAATATGAGCTGAGGTTAATGTGA